A window of Argopecten irradians isolate NY chromosome 1, Ai_NY, whole genome shotgun sequence contains these coding sequences:
- the LOC138306826 gene encoding uncharacterized protein, protein MSPDSSHHIHAISPDSSHHIHAISPDSSHQCHPTVHITSTPLSPDSSHHIHAISSDSPHQCHLTVPITSTPYHPTVPITSTPYHPTVPITSTPLSPDSSHHIHAISPDSSHHIHAISPDSFHHIHAISPDSSHHIHAISPDSSHHIHAISPDSSHHIHAISPDIPITSTPYHPTVPITSTPYHPTVPITSTPYHPKVPITSTPYHPTVPITSTPYHLTVPITSTPYHPTVPITSTTYHPTVPITSTPLSPDSSHQHFKALFHLKNISVSSAEKRLW, encoded by the exons ATGTCACCTGACAGTTCCCATCACATCCACGCCATATCACCCGACAGTTCCCATCACATCCACGCCATATCACCCGACAGTTCCCATCAATGTCACCCGACAGTTCACATCACATCCACGCCATTATCACCCGACAGTTCCCATCACATTCACGCCATATCATCCGATAGTCCCCATCAATGTCACCTGACAGTTCCCATCACATCCACGCCATATCACCCGACAGTTCCCATCACATCCACGCCATATCACCCGACAGTTCCCATCACATCCACGCCATTATCACCCGACAGTTCCCATCACATCCACGCCATATCACCCGACAGTTCCCATCACATCCACGCCATATCACCTGACAGTTTCCATCACATCCACGCCATATCACCCGACAGTTCCCATCACATCCACGCAATATCACCTGACAGTTCCCATCACATCCACGCAATATCACCCGATAGTTCCCATCACATCCACGCAATATCACCTGACA TTCCCATCACATCCACGCCATATCACCCGACAGTACCCATCACATCCACGCCATATCACCCGACAGTTCCCATCACATCCACGCCATATCACCCGAAAGTTCCCATCACATCCACGCCATATCACCCGACAGTTCCCATCACATCCACGCCATATCACCTGACAGTTCCCATCACATCCACGCCATATCACCCGACAGTTCCCATCACATCCACGACATATCACCCGACAGTTCCCATCACATCCACGCCATTATCACCCGATAGCTCTCATCAACATTTTAAAGCATTGTTTCACCTTAAGAACATCTCCGTTTCCAGCGCTGAAAAGCGACTTTGGTAG